The proteins below are encoded in one region of Halocatena salina:
- a CDS encoding ubiquitin-like small modifier protein 1 — MRWKLFATLSETAGKRKVSVDVESGATLDEALEALFDAHPELREEVFDGEGELYDHIRLLRNGQDPFTNDGLDTRVAEDDELALFPPVSGG, encoded by the coding sequence ATGCGCTGGAAACTGTTTGCCACGCTGAGCGAGACCGCTGGAAAGCGGAAAGTGTCGGTCGACGTCGAATCAGGTGCAACCCTCGATGAGGCCCTCGAAGCGCTGTTTGACGCCCACCCCGAACTCCGCGAGGAGGTGTTCGATGGGGAGGGCGAACTGTACGATCACATCCGCCTGCTTCGGAACGGACAGGATCCATTCACGAACGACGGGCTCGATACGAGGGTTGCAGAGGATGATGAACTGGCCTTGTTTCCGCCGGTGAGCGGTGGGTAG